A DNA window from Ipomoea triloba cultivar NCNSP0323 chromosome 10, ASM357664v1 contains the following coding sequences:
- the LOC116033600 gene encoding probable aquaporin NIP5-1, with product MPDYEAGTPTAASAPATPGTPTPLFTSFRVDSLSYDRKSMPRCNKCLPLDVPTLGTPHTCLTDWPAPDISLTRKLGAEFVGTFILIFAATAGPIVNQKYNGVESLIGNAACAGLAVMIVILSTGHISGAHLNPSLTIAFAAFRHFPWAQVPAYILAQVSASICASFCLKAVFHPIMSGGVTVPSVNLGQAFALEFLITFNLLFVVTAVATDTRAVGELAGIAVGATVMLNILVAGPSSGGSMNPVRTLGPAVAAGNYDSIWIYLVAPTLGALAGAAVYTVVKLQEGEVDEPLRQHRSFRR from the exons ATGCCGGACTACGAAGCTGGGACTCCGACGGCGGCATCGGCGCCGGCCACTCCGGGCACGCCGACACCGCTTTTCACGTCGTTCCGGGTGGACTCGCTGTCCTACGACCGGAAGTCAATGCCGCGATGCAACAAGTGCCTACCTTTGGACGTTCCGACGTTGGGGACTCCCCACACATGTCTCACCGACTGGCCGGCGCCGGATATCTCGCTCACCCGCAAG CTTGGAGCAGAGTTCGTGGGGACGTTCATCCTCATATTTGCAGCAACGGCCGGACCCATTGTGAACCAAAAGTATAATGGCGTAGAGAGCTTAATTGGGAACGCAGCCTGTGCAGGACTGGCAGTTATGATTGTGATTCTATCAACTGGTCATATTTCTGGAGCTCATCTGAATCCTTCCCTCACAATTGCCTTTGCGGCGTTTCGTCACTTCCCATGGGCTCAGGTCCCCGCCTATATTTTAGCCCAAGTCTCCGCATCCATCTGCGCTTCCTTCTGTCTCAAGGCGGTTTTTCACCCCATCATGTCCGGCGGCGTCACAGTTCCTTCTGTCAACCTTGGCCAAGCTTTCGCCCTTGAATTCCTTATAACTTTTAATCTCCTCTTCGTTGTCACCGCCGTTGCTACTGATACCCGCGCT GTTGGAGAGTTGGCTGGCATAGCAGTAGGAGCTACGGTCATGCTTAACATTCTTGTGGCCgg GCCATCTAGCGGTGGGTCCATGAATCCAGTGCGCACGCTAGGCCCGGCAGTGGCAGCCGGAAACTACGATTCAATATGGATATATTTGGTTGCGCCTACGCTTGGTGCCCTGGCCGGAGCAGCTGTGTACACAGTAGTGAAGCTACAAGAAGGGGAGGTTGATGAGCCATTACGCCAGCACCGGAGCTTCCGCCGTTAG
- the LOC116032747 gene encoding oxygen-dependent coproporphyrinogen-III oxidase, chloroplastic-like yields MLSTAILSAAFSSSAPVLPLSNSTALHSSSSVTTHLNLPSLAIGSKCFRANSQRLRVQASMSSSPLIEKETAEAERPPTFLRESDNGAGNESATVRARFEKMIREVQDSVCSALEAADGGGSFKEDVWSRPGGGGGISRVLQDGAVFEKAGVNVSVVYGLMPPEAYRAAKPSTENGDVKPGPIPFFAAGISSVLHPKNPFAPTLHFNYRYFETDAPKDAPGAPRQWWFGGGTDLTPAYIFDEDVKHFHLVQKSACDKFDPSFYPRFKKWCDDYFYIKHRGERRGLGGIFFDDLNDYDQEMLLSFATECANSVIPAYIPIIEKRKDTPFTASHKEWQQIRRGRYVEFNLVYDRGTTFGLKTGGRIESILVSLPLTSRWEYGHQPAEGTEEWRLLDACINPKEWI; encoded by the exons ATGCTTAGCACCGCCATTCTCTCCGCCGCGTTCTCTTCTTCAGCTCCCGTCTTACCACTATCCAATTCCACTGCACTACATTCCTCTTCATCTGTGACTACACATTTGAATCTTCCTAGTTTAGCAATCGGTAGCAAATGCTTCAGAGCGAATTCGCAGCGTTTGCGTGTCCAGGCTTCAATGTCATCGTCCCCGTTGATCGAGAAGGAAACGGCCGAGGCAGAGCGTCCCCCGACTTTCCTGCGAGAATCTGATAACGGCGCCGGGAATGAGTCCGCCACCGTGAGGGCTCGTTTCGAGAAGATGATTAGGGAGGTCCAGGACAGCGTCTGCTCGGCGTTGGAGGCCGCGGATGGAGGAGGCAGCTTTAAGGAGGACGTTTGGTCCCGCCCTGGCGGTGGCGGCGGGATCAGTAGGGTTTTGCAGGACGGGGCCGTCTTTGAGAAGGCCGGTGTAAACGTCTCCGTCGTTTACGGCTTAATGCCTCCCGAAGCCTATCGAGCTGCCAAGCCTTCCACCGAGAACGGCGATGTCAAGCCCGGCCCTATTCCCTTTTTCGCTGCTGGGATTAGCTCT GTTCTGCATCCGAAGAACCCTTTTGCACCAACTCTGCATTTCAACTATCGGTATTTTGAAACTGATGCTCCAAAAG ATGCTCCTGGAGCACCAAGGCAGTGGTGGTTTGGTGGCGGTACTGATTTGACACCTGCTTATATTTTTGATGAGGATGTAAAGCATTTCCATTTG GTTCAAAAAAGTGCCTGTGACAAGTTTGATCCCAGCTTCTATCCTAGATTCAAGAAATGGTGTGATGATTATTTTTACATTAAG CACCGTGGTGAGAGACGTGGTCTTGGAGGAATATTTTTTGATGATTTAAATGACTATGACCAAGAGATGCTTCTTTCCTTTGCTACAG AGTGTGCAAATTCTGTTATTCCTGCATATATACCCATTATAGAGAAGAGAAAGGATACACCATTCACAGCCAGTCACAAGGAATGGCAACAAATACGCAGGGGACGCTATGTGGAATTCAACTTG GTCTACGATCGTGGAACTACATTTGGACTGAAGACAGGTGGTCGGATAGAGAGCATCCTTGTTTCACTTCCACTAACTTCTAGATGGGAATATGGCCAT CAACCAGCAGAGGGGACTGAAGAATGGCGACTATTGGATGCTTGTATCAACCCAAAGGAATGGATCTGA
- the LOC116032746 gene encoding CTP synthase-like, translated as MKYILVTGGVVSGLGKGVTASSIGLILKACGLRVTHIKIDPYLNTDAGTMSPFEHGEVYVLDDGGEVDLDLGNYERFLDIQLTRDNNITTGKIYQAVIDKERRGDYLGTTVQVVPHITDAIQEWIERVAVIPVDGKDGPADVCVIELGGTIGDIESMPFIEALGQFSYRVGAGNFCLIHVSLVPVLNVVGEQKTKPTQHSVRGLRSLGLTPNILACRSATELDDNVKDKLSRFCHVPAENIINLYDVSNIWHIPLLLRDQKAHKAMLRALNLNGVAQEPDLKVWTSRAKLCDMLHEPVRVAMVGKYTGLSDSYLSVLKALLHASVACHRKLCIDWVPAGDLEEATEKESPDNYRNAWKLLKGADAVLVPGGFGDRGVEGKILAAKYARENKIPYLGICLGMQIAVIEFARSVLGFKDANSTEFDPNTNNPFVIFMPEGSKTHMGGTMRLGSRRTYFQVTDSKSAKLYGSKKFVDERHRHRYEVNPELVEQLESAGLCFTGKDDTGHRMEIVELLEHPYFVGVQFHPEFKSRPGKPSALFLGLIAAASGQLEAHLKKGVPNGVVKKPFRPHVNGTKLTNGSFEPGIYCNGKGIRA; from the exons ATGAAATACATATTGGTTACCGGAGGTGTGGTGAGCGGGCTCGGGAAAGGAGTCACTGCTAGCAGTATTGGCCTCATCCTTAAGGCCTGCGGACTTCGAGTTACTCACATTAAAAttg ATCCTTACTTGAATACTGATGCTGGAACTATGTCTCCTTTTGAGCATGGAGAAGTATATGTCCTGGATGATGGTGGTGAG gtTGACCTTGATCTTGGGAACTATGAACGTTTCCTAGATATTCAGCTAACACGTGACAACAACATAACTACTGGAAAAATTTACCAG GCTGTTATTgataaggagagaagaggagatTATTTGGGAACCACTGTTCAG GTTGTCCCTCACATAACAGATGCCATTCAAGAATGGATTGAACGCGTAGCGGTCATTCCTGTTGATGGAAAAGATGGCCCAGCTGATGTTTGTGTCATAGAACTGGGTGGCACCATAG GAGACATTGAATCAATGCCATTTATTGAAGCTTTAGGACAATTCTCATATCGTGTTG GTGCTGGAAACTTTTGCCTGATACATGTCAGCCTTGTGCCAGTTCTGAATGTGGTTGGTGAACAG AAAACGAAACCAACTCAGCACAGTGTTAGGGGATTGAGAAGCCTGGGATTGACACCAAATATTTTAGCATGCCGCAGTGCAAcg GAACTTGATGATAATGTCAAGGATAAACTTTCCCGATTTTGCCATGTTCCG GCTGAGAACATTATTAACCTATATGATGTTTCAAACATCTGGCATATTCCTTTGCTTTTAAGA GACCAGAAGGCACATAAGGCAATGTTGCGTGCTCTGAACCTTAATGG TGTTGCTCAGGAACCTGACTTGAAGGTCTGGACATCTAGGGCTAAACTCTGCGATATGTTACATGAGCCA GTTAGGGTTGCCATGGTCGGAAAATACACTGGCCTCTCAGATTCTTATCTCTCTGTTCTTAAG GCTCTTTTGCATGCTTCTGTTGCTTGCCACAGGAAACTTTGTATAGATTGGGTTCCAGCTGGAGACCTTGAAGAGGCTACCGAAAAGGAG AGTCCTGATAATTATAGGAATGCCTGGAAATTATTGAAG GGTGCAGATGCTGTACTTGTTCCTGGAGGATTTGGTGACAGAGGTGTGGAGGGTAAAATACTTGCTGCTAAGTATGCTCGTGAAAACAAAATTCCTTACCTTGGAATATGTCTAGGAATGCAGATCGCAGTAATTGAGTTTGCTCGATCTGTTCTTGGTTTCAAAGATGCAAACAGCACCGAGTTTGATCCTAACACAAACAATCCCTTTGTTATCTTTATGCCAGAG GGATCAAAAACTCATATGGGAGGGACTATGCGTCTAGGGTCTAGGAGGACATATTTTCAGGTCACAGACTCTAAATCTGCAAAATT ATATGGAAGTAAGAAATTTGTCGATGAAAGACATCGCCACAGATATGAG GTAAACCCTGAACTGGTAGAACAGCTTGAATCTGCTGGTCTATGTTTTACAGGCAAAGATGACACTGGTCACCGCATGGAg ATTGTTGAACTGCTTGAACATCCTTACTTTGTTGGTGTTCAATTTCATCCCGAGTTCAAATCAAGACCTGGAAAACCTTCTGCTCTCTTCTTAG GACTCATAGCTGCAGCAAGTGGACAACTGGAAGCCCATCTAAAGAAGGGCGTGCCAAATGGAGTTGTAAAAAAGCCATTCCGGCCTCATGTAAATGGAACCAAGCTCACAAATGGATCCTTTGAGCCTGGCATATACTGCAATGGTAAAGGAATACGTGCCTGA